A region of Polyodon spathula isolate WHYD16114869_AA chromosome 4, ASM1765450v1, whole genome shotgun sequence DNA encodes the following proteins:
- the LOC121314516 gene encoding desmoplakin-like isoform X2 has product MSRYGSETMLSSMGRRTNSRPDITSSFSQRSEGPRGNGQQEYHTEYALGREFYKGGGQQVIGSQGDFLLRQSKIQEMIRVCSEKLKKAESFIQLDKRYAEAGQPPKYSNETDNYIEVANGLVGRIDMNIRDMMQMGQNVEALQAGSIRLKEQLCAIHFAFNSIRKTYVIPRKSTGSWTDTLASFQDAMAWIAQQKRFIETSPFGDDSSAIDKQIYTQKKFHSTLERAPEIQRARADAMGNKAAMNALELEFDSLIKMSNERNDQLKQLQNIIEEISKEIMWVNEREEEELVYDWSNKNTAIAKKQEDYSKLMSLLEEKEKHLNKLKQKVDVMLRNNHPASDKIEAYMDTLQTQWSWILQITKCIDVHLKENSAYFQFFDEAQATESHLKKRQETIRKQFQCDKNMSLPRIQDLIKDLEKEKENMLEYRRQVRSLVTKSKNIVQLRPRNPDYKSSSPVIMKALCDFRQDQKTIHKGDEGILVDNSQRSKWQVTGPGGLEMMVPSVCLIVPPPNPLCTSIATKIDQYHEAILSICNQQYINLKSLIAWKYCMIDIEKIRSLTITTLRTMRAEEYRLIIKNLEKHYQEFLRESRGSEVFGDEDKKQMQDSCSGATEYYEKLIIQLPNTTKPDKGIDNYTPETTRNSQVSQNLLSDLQKLRVRLEYSESGMTQHIHIPLSEDIAKDCYNRITTLEGLQGELDKIRDDFMRIRESNLKQLSQIKDPDTINFLNGEVAFINRKLTNLDSFSGSYLERLKALRALFQSMAQAEDTIKMYEARLTEEETISLDFSKVDAYRETLKQMRADVDQKRDLIKSMEDELQKAVYYNGQIDESFHKCDTDLSKYREKAGQMSDRWCRIQTQIDNRYVDLESQLRQLKHYRGISETLSKWTDDTRRRQDTLEATRFDEPKVIMEQMNEQKALLTEIKSKRATVDEVQKNAELSASAIKDYELQLASYSAGLDTLLKIPIKKTMLRSPSTVILQESADLQARYIELLTRSSDYYKFLGEMLKSMEELKMRNMKIDLLEEELKLAKDANLDNSNKNMFLDQNLSKYQSDCNEYREKLLSLESIKKKYELESSSAKQKLDSTYNQIKELNETITRLTYEIDEERRKRKLSEDRYSHHQEDYDLTVKKMKKDLDDLNWQKMDIEKTVKDREREIERLKIQLQDEAARKREFEIEMSKSSNMIHESQTHYNELMQEKEMLLVKIKMLDQDKTRLQKYEDELSRVKATLESESRLKLRLQDEYKQLQNDFSYWKNQCEMKDELVRKYNLEKDKNERDRYSMKSEIDRLLAELKASDERYKRRLEDAEREKSDLQSQHIKMEKEISTLRQTPVTCNCQTDSSKLVFDGIHRKITAKQLYDCKIIDKATLDQLLKGQKTVEEVALDIQPSLKGTGVIAGIFLTPKEKLSLTDAKNKNFLQSESAVMLLEAQAATGYIIDPKVNEKLTVEAAYARGLVDREDKDKLLVAESAATGFHDPHSGKLISVGQAKKKEMISRNTAIRLLEAQVAAGGVIDPVSSVFLPKDVALDRGLIDADLYRALTDPQVDTMSFIDPATNKNISYPRLKEKCRVELHTGLLLLPAMKKKISFIGLREPVPLDELVDSGIVDKDVASALEAGTITQDVVDEQARPYLQGSSSIAGIYDEINDRKLGIYQAMQEGLLRPGTSLELLEAQAATGFMVDPVNNKLMTVEKAYNSGLIGREFKEKLLSAEKAVTGYKDPLTGNVISLFQAMKMGLIEKGHGIRLLEAQIATGGIIDPKASHRLKIDIAYKRGYFDEEMNEVLSDPNDDTKGFFDPDTQENLTYLQLKERCIIDKVTGLCLLPLNKKKQITTTQKNTLRKRRVVIVDPDTQKEMTVREAYHKDLIDYETFLELSGQECEWEEITITASDGTSRVVLVDRKTGIQHDIQDSLDKGLIDKTSVEKYRSGSLTLTQFAGMISSKYTEKTAVSSSSSELVSRSSSVTSAASPSASQKRTSSMSLTLSSPSEQPEELSPIAAIFDTETLEKITVSEAIRRAIVDSITGQRLLEAQACTGGIIHPANGKKLSLQEAERQGIIDHDMAQRLKPAEKAYLGFEDVKNKKKMSVGDAIKEKWLPYESGQRFLEFQYLTGGLIEPDAPGRRSMQEVIRQGMVDGRTALKLQDTNNYPRNLTCPKTKLKISYKDAMDRSMVEETTGLRMLEASSVSSKGISSPYNVSSAPGSRSGSRAGSRTGSRSGSRRGSVDLSSSYSVSSYSSDYTGN; this is encoded by the exons CCAAGGAGATTTCCTTCTGCGCcagagcaaaatacaggagatGATAAGAGTATGcagtgaaaaactgaaaaaagcagAGTCATTTATACAGTTG GATAAGAGGTATGCTGAAGCTGGACAGCCTCCAAAGTACAGTAACGAAACAGACAACTACATTGAAGTGGCGAATGGTCTAGTTGGACGAATTGACATGAATATAAGAGACATGATGCAGATGGGTCAGAATGTAGAAGCACTGCAAGCTGG gtctATTCGGTTGAAAGAACAATTATGTGCCATTCACTTTGCCTTCAATAGTATCCGAAAAACTTATGTGATTCCAAGAAAGAGTACTGGGTCATGGACAGACACTTTGGCAAGCTTCCAAGATGCTATGGCCTGGATAGCACAACAGAAG cgcTTCATAGAAACTTCGCCATTTGGGGATGACTCCTCAGCTATCGATAAACAAATTTACACCCAGAAGAAATTTCATAGTACACTTGAACGGGCTCCTGAAATACAAAGGGCCAGAGCAGATGCG atgGGTAACAAAGCTGCTATGAATGCTCTGGAGCTAGAATTTGACTCCTTGATA AAAATGTCCAATGAGAGAAATGATCAGCTTAAGCAACTGCAGAACATCATTGAGGAAATATCTAAAGAGATCATGTGGGTGAATGAGCGAGAAGAGGAGGAGCTGGTTTATGACTGGAGCAACAAGAACACTGCTATTGCCAAGAAACAGGAGGATTACTCG AAACTGATGAGCTTGTTGGAGGAGAAGGAAAAACATCTGAATAAACTCAAACAAAAAGTCGATGTGATGCTCAGAAATAACCACCCTGCTTCTGACAAGATTGAG GCATACATGGACACCCTGCAGACACAGTGGAGTTGGATTCTTCAGATCACAAAGTGCATTGATGTTCACCTAAAGGAAAATTCTGCCTACTTCCAG TTCTTTGATGAAGCTCAGGCAACTGAAAGTCACCTCAAGAAACGACAGGAAACTATTAGGAAGCAGTTCCAGTGTGACAAGAACATGTCCCTGCCTCGCATACAGGATTTAATTAAAGATCTGGAG aaagagaaagaaaatatgtTGGAATACAGAAGGCAGGTCCGCAGTCTGGTGACCAAATCCAAGAACATTGTGCAGCTGAGGCCTCGTAACCCAGACTACAAAAGCAGCAGCCCTGTCATTATGAAGGCCCTATGTGACTTCAGACAGGACCAG AAAACAATCCACAAAGGTGATGAAGGAATCTTGGTAGATAATTCACAGCGTAGCAAGTGGCAGGTGACTGGTCCAGGGGGACTGGAGATGATGGTTCCTTCAGTTTGTCTCATCGTCCCTCCCCCCAATCCACTATGTACTAGCATTGCTACCAA GATTGATCAGTACCATGAAGCCATTTTGTCAATTTGTAACCAGCAGTATATCAACTTGAAGagtcttatagcctggaaataCTGTATGATCGATATTGAGAAAATCCGCTCCTTGACAATTACTACG CTCCGGACAATGCGTGCTGAAGAGTATCGTCTGATTATCAAGAACCTGGAGAAGCACTACCAAGAATTCTTGAGGGAAAGCCGGGGCTCTGAGGTGTTTGGTGATGAAGATAAAAAGCAGATGCAGGATAGTTGCAGTGGTGCAACAGAATACTACGAAAAATTGATTATACAACTTCCTAACACCACCA AACCTGATAAAGGTATAGACAACTATACTCCAGAGACGACCAGGAATAGCCAGGTCAGTCAGAACCTTCTGTCCGACCTGCAGAAGCTTCGTGTGCGTCTGGAATATAGCGAGTCTGGAATGACCCAGCACATTCACATCCCACTGAGCGAAGACATAGCGAAGGACTGTTACAACAGGATTACCACTCTGGAG GGCCTCCAAGGAGAATTAGACAAAATCAGAGATGATTTCATGAGAATAAGAGAGAGCAATTTAAAACAACTTTCTCAGATTAAGGATCCTGACACCATAAACTTTCTGAATGGAGAGGTTGCTTTCATAAACAGAAAACTGACAAACCTAGATTCTTTTTCTGGATCCTATTTGGAAAG ACTAAAGGCACTTAGGGCTCTATTTCAAAGTATGGCACAAGCTGAAGATACTATCAAAATGTATGAGGCCAGGCTGACAGAAGAGGAAACCATTTCTCTGGATTTCTCTAAAGTAGATGCCTACAGGGAGACATTAAAG CAAATGAGAGCAGATGTGGATCAGAAAAGAGACCTTATCAAGTCCATGGAAGATGAGCTACAGAAGGCTGTGTATTACAATGGTCAGATTGATGAGTCTTTTCACAAGTGTGATACTGACCTTTCTAAGTACAGAGAGAAAGCGGGCCAGATGTCAGATCGTTGGTGTAGGATCCAGACACAGATTGACAACAG ATATGTGGACTTGGAGAGCCAGTTGAGACAACTTAAACACTACAGAGGAATAAGCGAGACGCTCAGTAAGTGGACTGATGATACCCGGCGTCGCCAGGATACCCTGGAGGCCACTAGATTTGATGAGCCAAAAGTCATCATGGAACAAATGAATGAACAGAAG GCTCTGCTCACTGAAATTAAAAGCAAGAGAGCCACAGTTGATGAGGTTCAGAAGAATGCAGAGTTAAGCGCAAGCGCAATAAag GATTATGAGCTCCAGTTAGCGTCGTACAGTGCAGGCTTGGACACACTGCTGAAAATACCTATTAAGAAGACAATGTTGCGGTCTCCCTCAACTGTCATATTACAAGAG tctgcAGATCTGCAAGCACGTTATATTGAACTCCTCACAAGGTCCAGTGACTACTATAAATTCCTAGGTGAAATGCTTAAAAGCATGGAAGAGCTCAAg ATGAGGAACATGAAAATTGACCTTTTGGAGGAGGAGCTGAAGCTTGCCAAAGATGCGAATCTTGACAACTCCAACAAGAATATGTTTCTGGATCAAAACCTTTCTAAATACCAGTCAGACTGCAATGAGTACAGGGAAAAGCTGCTGTCCCTGGAGAGtatcaaaaaaaaatatgaactggAGAGCAGCTCAGCTAAGCAGAAACTAGACAGCACTTACAACCAGATcaaggagctgaatgaaaccatAACAAGGCTCACTTATGAGATTGATGAGGAAAGGAGAAAGAGAAAACTCTCTGAAGATAGGTATTCACATCACCAGGAAGACTATGATCTCAccgtaaagaaaatgaaaaaggatCTGGATGATTTGAATTGGCAAAAGATGGACATCGAGAAGACTGTGAAggacagagagcgagagatcgAAAGGCTGAAAATCCAGCTTCAGGACGAGGCAGCACGGAAGCGGGAATTTGAAATTGAGATGTCAAAG tcatCCAACATGATCCACGAAAGTCAGACCCACTACAATGAACTTATGCaagaaaaagaaatgcttttGGTGAAGATAAAAATGCTGGATCAGGATAAGACAAGACTGCAGAAATATGAAGATGAACTCAGTCGAGTCAAAGCAACACTTGAATCTGAATCCCGTCTGAAGCTGCGTCTGCAAGATGAATACAAGCAGCTTCAGAATGACTTTAGTTACTGGAAGAATCAATGTGAAATGAAAGATGAACTTGTTAGAAAATATAATCTAGAGAAAGATAAGAATGAGAGGGATAGGTACTCCATGAAAAGTGAAATTGATAGGCTTCTAGCAGAGCTAAAAGCTAGTGATGAAAGGTACAAGCGTAGGCTTGAAGATGCAGAGAGAGAAAAGTCAGATTTACAATCCCAGCacataaaaatggaaaaggaaatcTCTACTCTTCGCCAAACCCCAGTTACTTGTAACTGCCAAACAGATTCTTCAAAACTTGTCTTCGATGGCATTCACAGGAAGATTACAGCTAAACAGTTGTATGATTGCAAGATTATTGATAAAGCTACATTGGACCAGTTACTTAAAGGCCAAAAGACAGTAGAAGAAGTCGCACTAGACATTCAACCAAGTCTAAAAGGTACAGGTGTGATAGCTGGCATTTTTCTTACACCTAAAGAAAAGTTGTCATTAACTGATGCCAAGAACAAGAACTTTCTTCAATCAGAAAGTGCAGTGATGCTTCTGGAAGCACAGGCTGCCACCGGCTATATCATTGATCCAAAAGTAAATGAGAAACTTACTGTTGAGGCTGCATATGCAAGAGGTCTTGTAGATAGAGAAGATAAAGATAAACTTCTTGTAGCAGAGTCCGCCGCTACTGGCTTTCATGATCCACACTCAGGCAAGCTGATTTCCGTTggacaagcaaagaaaaaagagatgATAAGTAGAAACACTGCGATTCGTTTGTTGGAAGCACAGGTTGCAGCAGGAGGTGTTATTGACCCAGTCAGTAGTGTCTTCCTACCAAAAGATGTTGCACTTGATCGTGGGTTAATAGATGCCGATCTCTACAGAGCTCTCACTGATCCACAAGTTGATACAATGAGTTTTATCGATCCAGCTACCAACAAAAATATCAGTTACCCTCGTTTGAAAGAAAAGTGTAGAGTTGAACTCCATACAGGTTTACTTTTGCTGCCAGCAATGAAGAAAAAGATTTCATTTATTGGGCTAAGAGAACCTGTTCCTTTAGATGAACTAGTAGATTCAGGAATTGTAGATAAAGATGTTGCTTCTGCTCTGGAAGCAGGTACAATTACACAGGACGTTGTTGATGAACAGGCAAGACCATACTTGCAAGGCTCAAGTTCCATTGCAGGCATTTATGAtgaaataaatgacagaaaacTTGGCATCTACCAAGCAATGCAAGAAGGCCTTCTTAGACCCGGAACAAGCCTTGAACTTTTGGAAGCCCAAGCAGCAACAGGTTTTATGGTCGACCCAGTTAATAATAAGTTGATGACAGTGGAAAAAGCATATAACAGTGGGTTGATTGGTAGGGAGTTCAAGGAGAAACTCTTATCTGCTGAGAAGGCTGTCACTGGGTACAAAGATCCATTAACAGGAAATGTAATTTCCTTGTTTCAAGCCATGAAGATGGGATTAATTGAAAAAGGCCATGGCATTCGTCTGTTAGAAGCTCAGATTGCAACTGGTGGAATCATTGATCCAAAAGCTAGTCATCGCTTAAAAATTGATATTGCATACAAACGTGGTTATTTCGATGAAGAGATGAATGAAGTCTTGTCTGACCCAAATGATGACACCAAAGGTTTCTTTGATCCAGACACTCAGGAGAATCTGACTTACTTGCAGCTAAAGGAAAGATGCATAATTGACAAGGTAACAGGGCTCTGCCTCCTGCCACTGAACAAAAAGAAGCAGATCACAACAACCCAGAAGAATACACTTCGTAAGCGCAGGGTGGTTATTGTCGATCCTGATACACAAAAAGAAATGACAGTTCGTGAAGCATATCACAAGGATCTGATTGATTATGAAACGTTCTTGGAGCTCTCTGGTCAAGAATGTGAGTGGGAAGAAATAACAATCACAGCATCTGATGGTACATCCAGAGTAGTCCTTGTGGACAGAAAAACAGGCATTCAGCATGACATTCAGGATTCATTAGATAAGGGTTTAATTGACAAAACATCAGTGGAGAAGTATCGATCTGGGAGTCTTACACTCACTCAGTTTGCAGGTATGATAAGCAGCAAGTACACTGAGAAGACCGCTGTAAGTTCTAGTAGCAGTGAGCTTGTGAGCCGGAGCTCATCAGTGACATCAGCAGCATCGCCAAGTGCCTCACAGAAACGTACCTCCAGTATGTCGCTTACCCTTTCCAGTCCTTCAGAACAGCCAGAGGAGCTCAGCCCTATTGCAGCTATATTTGATACGGAAACATTAGAGAAAATAACTGTCTCTGAAGCTATTCGACGAGCAATTGTTGATTCCATCACTGGGCAGCGTCTGTTAGAAGCTCAGGCCTGTACCGGAGGCATTATCCATCCTGCAAACGGTAAAAAACTTTCACTGCAAGAGGCAGAGCGCCAGGGTATTATAGACCATGATATGGCCCAAAGATTGAAGCCTGCCGAGAAAGCATATCTCGGTTTTGAAGACgtcaaaaataagaaaaaaatgtcagtagGTGATGCAATAAAAGAGAAGTGGTTGCCATATGAATCTGGTCAGCGCTTCCTTGAATTCCAGTATCTCACTGGAGGCCTTATTGAACCTGATGCTCCTGGAAGGAGGTCTATGCAAGAAGTAATCAGACAAGGCATGGTGGATGGGAGAACTGCATTAAAACTTCAAGATACCAATAATTACCCAAGAAACCTGACTTGTCCAAAAACCAAGCTGAAGATCTCCTACAAGGATGCCATGGACCGATCAATGGTTGAAGAGACGACTGGTTTGAGAATGCTGGAAGCTTCATCTGTGTCTTCTAAAGGCATCAGCAGTCCTTACAATGTTTCTTCAGCACCTGGATCTCGCTCAGGCTCCCGTGCCGGGTCACGCACTGGCTCAAGAAGTGGGTCCAGACGAGGAAGTGTTGATCTCTCCTCATCCTATTCTGTCTCATCTTATAGCAGTGACTATACTGGCAATTAG